In one window of Tripterygium wilfordii isolate XIE 37 chromosome 1, ASM1340144v1, whole genome shotgun sequence DNA:
- the LOC119992952 gene encoding uncharacterized protein LOC119992952 isoform X1, which translates to MDDRMRSGDPPEIVVKKRNSSGCLIVRKKGIDGVGGSLASGSRRVLGSKEEKKRPRLALSDSGSSDELLVPPRRRVAPETIRVCNGSSVSEKGVVEESEIGRKRDREEYSRFNEVGRNGEGQSERKRDRLDVFEFDECDGIDVESVRRKHFNDVGAEVGGRRFLESMPVGRSGVQREYMTGSSRQYIEKRKNSYYEKTSGFSQGDHVDKIRLEMDREEARRPISTLRDKYLGDSNAPIRVQGKNGVLKVMVNKNKKVGRSLSNYDQLEAEGNWRGLKTNDNVNRNVMTHPSYSSESRSLQKRGSLIRKQENQLKLRKSLSTRKTEDHDSSSEDSDMLVKPSSKNMKAHNYMQRFLSAKNEVSPRDLDDDNIPSKVGSKNEDHDSSSEDSDMLVKPSSKIMKARNYMQRFLSAKNEVSPRDLDDDNIPSKVGSKNVESCNYKSRLSTKNVRGANLESEASNMSLKVGSKKVESCGMKESAMTKYSKGADTDSDDSDTSPRMGPKTVEALSSTKRLTSGGEKTPCSQLLAPKVKAGKVRRGSGTEKQKLREHIRAMILNAGWTIDYRPRRNRDYLDAVYINPSGTAYWSIIKAYDALQKQLNEDEEEAKPTGDGSSFTPLSEEVLSQLTRKTRKKMEKEMKKKQQEGSESENAEDVWAKKSASTRHEEESVDCGRQEEKLSSFIKHSGKSSKSRVSENGQSSSHHLHNSAEKPFSVSSCQQLQGQKSRKLGRCTLLIRNSNKGLNSETDCFIPYGGKRTLLSWLIDIGSVQLSQKVQYKNRRRTKVMLEGWITRDGIHCGCCSKILTVSKFEIHAGSKLRQPYQNIYLDSGMSLLQCQIDAWVKQEKDEHIGFHSVDIDGDDSNDDTCGLCGDGGDLICCDSCPSTFHQSCLVIQMLPPGDWHCPYCVCKFCGKASDDIGQENDSTVHALLSCTLCEKKYHQSCTLDIPLPVDSNSSSTSFCGQKCRELSEQILKYLGVKLELEGGYSWSLIHRMGADSDASSRGLPQRVECNSKLAVALTVMDECFLPIIDRRSGINLLHNVLYNCGSNFNRLNYGGFHTAILERGDEIISAASIRFHGTQLAEMPYIGTRHMYRRQGMCRRLFCAIEAALHSLKVEKMIIPAISELTHTWTGVFGFTSVEESLKQELRSMNVLVFPGIDMLQKLLQRENIEEDVCVNAKQMEIIGKHSIPCVVDNKSDVDASVGNDSLECDDDHLQDAKMTNDRVTAADSDSQGPSVSLSNTSEMSNSLDASHELKVSLDGTCTDSESGDKVAESVLDGKRHPMPVMSHDMEERENKSIMNSSIKFGTPSYKEGGATAMESDSQCQSVSLSDTPLVSSSMDASNEGGIPVSVDGTVSADSESGDKLVESASNKEGVVSDTSPRPGAPEIKGQQVLVPHQRENPQSCEGDNANDDHAPHANVAMSHELTVSDMGPYALKMKNEPALNSSVEDNTQDCNEGNVGNEPKLSGNVATSQELRISA; encoded by the exons ATGGACGATCGAATGAGATCTGGTGATCCTCCGGAGATTGTGGTTAAGAAAAGGAACTCCTCTGGTTGTTTGATCGTGAGAAAGAAGGGTATTGATGGAGTGGGCGGGTCTCTTGCCTCGGGTTCCAGGAGGGTTTTAGGGtcgaaggaagagaagaagagacctAGGTTGGCATTGAGCGATTCTGGGTCTAGTGATGAGCTTTTAGTGCCCCCTCGTAGAAGGGTTGCCCCTGAAACAATTCGGGTCTGTAATGGTTCGAGTGTTTCTGAGAAAGGTGTTGTGGAGGAGAGTGAAATTGGTAGAAAGAGGGATAGGGAAGAGTATTCTAGGTTTAATGAGGTTGGTAGGAATGGTGAGGGGCAGAGTGAAAGGAAGAGGGATAGGTTAGATGTATTCGAGTTTGATGAATGTGATGGTATTGATGTGGAGAGTGTGAGGAGGAAGCATTTCAATGATGTTGGAGCAGAAGTTGGAGGCAGAAGGTTTTTGGAGTCAATGCCAGTAGGTCGAAGTGGTGTTCAGCGGGAATACATGACAGGTTCCAGCAGACAATATATTGAGAAGAGGAAAAATTCTTATTATGAGAAGACAAGTGGCTTTAGTCAGGGAGATCATGTTGATAAGATTAGATTGGAGATGGATAGGGAAGAAGCTCGGCGACCTATATCCACATTACGGGATAAGTATTTGGGTGATTCAAATGCACCCATTAGGGTCCAGGGAAAGAATGGTGTTTTGAAGGTGATGgtaaacaagaacaagaaggTTGGTAGGTCCCTGAGCAACTATGATCAACTTGAAGCTGAGGGAAACTGGAGGGGCTTGAAGACGAATGATAACGTGAACAGGAATGTTATGACACATCCTTCATATTCTAGTGAATCAAGAAGTCTTCAGAAACGTGGTTCACTCATTAGGAAACAGGAAAATCAGTTGAAGTTACGAAAATCATTGTCAACTAGAAAGACCGAGGACCATGACTCAAGTTCAGAGGACAGTGATATGTTGGTGAAGCCCAGCTCAAAGAACATGAAGGCTCATAATTATATGCAGAGATTTTTATCAGCAAAGAATGAGGTCAGTCCTCGGGATTTGGATGATGACAATATCCCATCAAAGGTTGGATCAAAGAATGAGGACCATGACTCAAGTTCAGAGGACAGTGATATGTTGGTGAAGCCCAGCTCAAAGATTATGAAGGCTCGTAATTATATGCAGAGATTTTTATCAGCAAAGAATGAGGTCAGTCCTCGGGATTTGGATGATGACAATATCCCATCAAAGGTTGGATCAAAGAACGTTGAATCTTGCAATTATAAGAGTAGACTATCTACCAAAAACGTTAGGGGTGCCAATTTAGAATCAGAAGCCAGCAATATGTCCCTGAAGGTTGGATCAAAGAAAGTGGAATCTTGTGGTATGAAGGAATCAGCAATGACTAAATACAGCAAGGGTGCTGATACAGATTCGGACGACAGTGATACATCTCCGAGGATGGGGCCAAAAACTGTGGAAGCTCTTTCTTCTACAAAGAGGTTGACTTCTGGAGGTGAAAAAACACCATGCAGTCAGCTCCTTGCTCCAAAAGTTAAAGCAGGAAAGGTTAGACGTGGTAGTGGGACAGAAAAGCAAAAGCTGCGTGAACATATAAGGGCAATGATTCTGAATGCTGGATGGACGATAGATTATCGACCTAGACGAAACAGAGACTACCTAGATGCAGTGTATATTAATCCCAGTGGAACTGCTTACTGGTCCATTATCAAGGCTTATGATGCACTTCAAAAGCAATTAaacgaagatgaagaagaggccAAACCTACCGGTGATGGTTCTTCTTTCACCCCATTGTCAGAAGAGGTGCTCAGCCAATTGACAAGGAAGACTCGAAAGAAGATggagaaagaaatgaaaaagaagcAGCAAGAAGGCAGTGAGAGCGAGAATGCAGAGGATGTTTGGGCGAAAAAGTCTGCAAGCACCAGGCACGAGGAGGAAAGCGTGGACTGTGGTAGACAAGAAGAGAAACTTAGCTCCTTTATAAAGCACAGTGGTAAGTCTTCGAAGAGCAGAGTGAGTGAAAATGGTCAAAGCTCAAGCCATCATTTGCATAATAGTGCTGAAAAACCATTCTCTGTGTCCAGTTGTCAGCAGTTGCAAGGACAAAAAAGTAGAAAACTTGGCAGATGTACTTTGTTAATTAGAAATTCTAACAAGGGGCTTAATTCAGAAACTGATTGCTTTATTCCATATGGTGGAAAACGTACACTGCTTTCCTGGCTGATTGATATTGGAAGTGTGCAGTTGAGCCAGAAGGTACAATATAAGAACCGCAGAAGGACAAAAGTGATGCTGGAGGGGTGGATTACAAGAGACGGTATCCATTGTGGTTGTTGTAGTAAGATCCTCACGGTATCAAAGTTTGAAATCCATGCTGGAAGCAAATTACGCCAGCCATATCAGAACATATATTTGGACTCAGGAATGTCGTTATTGCAGTGTCAGATTGATGCGTGGGTCAAGCAAGAGAAGGATGAGCATATTGGGTTCCACTCTGTAGACATTGATGGTGATGACTCAAATGATGATACTTGTGGCCTCTGCGGAGATGGTGGGGATCTGATCTGTTGTGATAGCTGCCCTTCAACATTTCACCAGAGCTGCTTAGTTATACAG ATGCTTCCCCCAGGTGATTGGCACTGTCCATATTGTGTATGCAAATTTTGTGGGAAAGCCAGTGATGATATTGGTCAAGAGAATGATTCAACTGTCCATGCACTTCTCAGCTGCACTCTTTGCGAGAAGAAGT ATCACCAATCATGCACACTGGATATTCCTCTTCCTGTTGATTCCAATAGTTCGTCTACTTCTTTTTGTGGGCAGAAATGCAGAGAG CTCTCTGAGCAGATACTGAAGTATCTTGGGGTGAAACTTGAACTGGAAGGAGGATATTCATGGTCACTCATTCATAGAATGGGTGCAGATTCAGACGCATCATCCCGAGGACTTCCTCAAAGAGTGGAATGCAATTCCAAGCTAGCTGTTGCACTGACAGTTATGGATGAATGTTTTTTGCCCATTATTGATCGGAGAAGTGGAATCAATTTACTGCATAATGTTCTTTATAATTGTGG GTCGAATTTCAATCGGCTGAACTATGGTGGATTCCATACTGCTATCCTAGAGAGGGGTGATGAAATTATATCTGCTGCATCTATCAG GTTCCATGGCACTCAGTTGGCGGAGATGCCATATATTGGAACTCGCCATATGTATAGGCGTCAAGGGATGTGCCGTCGGCTATTTTGCGCCATTGAAGCG GCTCTTCATTCTCTCAAAGTTGAGAAAATGATTATCCCTGCAATTTCGGAGCTTACACATACATGGACAGGAGTTTTTGGTTTTACTTCTGTTGAGGAATCACTTAAGCAAGAATTGAGGTCCATGAATGTGCTGGTTTTCCCTGGTATAGACATGTTGCAGAAGCTCCTCCAGCGAGAGAATATCGAAGAGGATGTCTGTG TAAATGCGAAGCAAATGGAGATCATTGGCAAGCATTCTATTCCATGTGTTGTTGATAAtaaatctgatgtggatgcctCTGTTGGGAATGATAGTCTTGAGTGCGATGATGATCACTTGCAAGATGCCAAAATGACCAATGACAGAGTGACTGCTGCAGATTCTGATTCCCAAGGCCCAAGTGTTTCCTTAAGCAATACTTCTGAGATGAGTAATTCCCTGGATGCTTCTCATGAACTTAAAGTTTCACTTGACGGGACATGTACTGATTCTGAATCAGGAGATAAGGTAGCCGAATCTGTGTTGGACGGGAAACGCCACCCAATGCCTGTTATGAGTCACGAcatggaagagagagaaaataaatctATAATGAATTCTTCGATTAAATTTGGCACTCCCTCTTATAAAGAGGGTGGCGCAACTGCTATGGAATCTGATTCTCAGTGTCAAAGTGTTTCCTTGAGTGATACTCCCTTGGTGAGTAGTTCAATGGATGCTTCTAATGAAGGTGGAATTCCAGTTTCAGTAGATGGTACTGTAAGTGCTGATTCTGAATCAGGAGACAAGTTGGTGGAATCTGCTTCCAACAAGGAAGGTGTCGTCTCTGATACAAGTCCCAGGCCTGGTGCACCAGAGATAAAAGGTCAGCAAGTATTGGTTCCTCACCAAAGAGAGAATCCTCAGTCTTGTGAAGGAGATAATGCGAATGATGACCATGCACCGCATGCTAATGTTGCCATGTCTCATGAACTAACAGTCTCAGATATGGGTCCTTATGCTCTGAAGATGAAAAATGAGCCAGCATTGAATTCTTCTGTTGAAGATAATACTCAGGATTGTAATGAAGGTAATGTGGGTAATGAACCTAAACTAAGTGGTAATGTTGCTACTTCTCAGGAACTTAGAATCTCGGCTTAG
- the LOC119980995 gene encoding 40S ribosomal protein S24-1-like has product MAENKSVTIRTRKFMTNRLLSRKQFVIDVLHPGRPNVSKADLKEKLASLYDVKDQNSIFVFKFRTQFGGGKSTGYGLIYDSVESAKKYEPKYRLIRNGLDTKVEKSRKQMKERKNRAKKIRGVKKTKASEAAKGGKKK; this is encoded by the exons ATGGCGGAGAACAAATCTGTGACGATTAGAACGAGGAAGTTCATGACCAATAGGCTCCTGTCAAGGAAGCAATTC GTCATTGATGTTTTGCACCCTGGGAGGCCCAATGTTTCTAAG GCTGATTTGAAGGAGAAATTAGCAAGCCTATATGATGTGAAAGACCAAAACTCAATATTTGTGTTTAAGTTCCGTACTCAATTTGGTGGTGGGAAGTCAACTGGATATGGGCTGATCTATGACTCAGTTGAGAGTGCCAAGAAGTATGAGCCAAAGTACAGGCTGATCAGG AATGGACTAGACACAAAGGTGGAAAAGTCAAGGAAGCAGATGAAGGAAAGGAAGAACAGGGCAAAGAAAATCCGAGGTGTTAAGAAG ACCAAGGCTAGTGAAGCTGCCAAGGGTGGGAAGAAGAAGTGA
- the LOC119992952 gene encoding uncharacterized protein LOC119992952 isoform X2 — MDDRMRSGDPPEIVVKKRNSSGCLIVRKKGIDGVGGSLASGSRRVLGSKEEKKRPRLALSDSGSSDELLVPPRRRVAPETIRVCNGSSVSEKGVVEESEIGRKRDREEYSRFNEVGRNGEGQSERKRDRLDVFEFDECDGIDVESVRRKHFNDVGAEVGGRRFLESMPVGRSGVQREYMTGSSRQYIEKRKNSYYEKTSGFSQGDHVDKIRLEMDREEARRPISTLRDKYLGDSNAPIRVQGKNGVLKVMVNKNKKVGRSLSNYDQLEAEGNWRGLKTNDNVNRNVMTHPSYSSESRSLQKRGSLIRKQENQLKLRKSLSTRKTEDHDSSSEDSDMLVKPSSKNMKAHNYMQRFLSAKNEVSPRDLDDDNIPSKVGSKNVESCNYKSRLSTKNVRGANLESEASNMSLKVGSKKVESCGMKESAMTKYSKGADTDSDDSDTSPRMGPKTVEALSSTKRLTSGGEKTPCSQLLAPKVKAGKVRRGSGTEKQKLREHIRAMILNAGWTIDYRPRRNRDYLDAVYINPSGTAYWSIIKAYDALQKQLNEDEEEAKPTGDGSSFTPLSEEVLSQLTRKTRKKMEKEMKKKQQEGSESENAEDVWAKKSASTRHEEESVDCGRQEEKLSSFIKHSGKSSKSRVSENGQSSSHHLHNSAEKPFSVSSCQQLQGQKSRKLGRCTLLIRNSNKGLNSETDCFIPYGGKRTLLSWLIDIGSVQLSQKVQYKNRRRTKVMLEGWITRDGIHCGCCSKILTVSKFEIHAGSKLRQPYQNIYLDSGMSLLQCQIDAWVKQEKDEHIGFHSVDIDGDDSNDDTCGLCGDGGDLICCDSCPSTFHQSCLVIQMLPPGDWHCPYCVCKFCGKASDDIGQENDSTVHALLSCTLCEKKYHQSCTLDIPLPVDSNSSSTSFCGQKCRELSEQILKYLGVKLELEGGYSWSLIHRMGADSDASSRGLPQRVECNSKLAVALTVMDECFLPIIDRRSGINLLHNVLYNCGSNFNRLNYGGFHTAILERGDEIISAASIRFHGTQLAEMPYIGTRHMYRRQGMCRRLFCAIEAALHSLKVEKMIIPAISELTHTWTGVFGFTSVEESLKQELRSMNVLVFPGIDMLQKLLQRENIEEDVCVNAKQMEIIGKHSIPCVVDNKSDVDASVGNDSLECDDDHLQDAKMTNDRVTAADSDSQGPSVSLSNTSEMSNSLDASHELKVSLDGTCTDSESGDKVAESVLDGKRHPMPVMSHDMEERENKSIMNSSIKFGTPSYKEGGATAMESDSQCQSVSLSDTPLVSSSMDASNEGGIPVSVDGTVSADSESGDKLVESASNKEGVVSDTSPRPGAPEIKGQQVLVPHQRENPQSCEGDNANDDHAPHANVAMSHELTVSDMGPYALKMKNEPALNSSVEDNTQDCNEGNVGNEPKLSGNVATSQELRISA, encoded by the exons ATGGACGATCGAATGAGATCTGGTGATCCTCCGGAGATTGTGGTTAAGAAAAGGAACTCCTCTGGTTGTTTGATCGTGAGAAAGAAGGGTATTGATGGAGTGGGCGGGTCTCTTGCCTCGGGTTCCAGGAGGGTTTTAGGGtcgaaggaagagaagaagagacctAGGTTGGCATTGAGCGATTCTGGGTCTAGTGATGAGCTTTTAGTGCCCCCTCGTAGAAGGGTTGCCCCTGAAACAATTCGGGTCTGTAATGGTTCGAGTGTTTCTGAGAAAGGTGTTGTGGAGGAGAGTGAAATTGGTAGAAAGAGGGATAGGGAAGAGTATTCTAGGTTTAATGAGGTTGGTAGGAATGGTGAGGGGCAGAGTGAAAGGAAGAGGGATAGGTTAGATGTATTCGAGTTTGATGAATGTGATGGTATTGATGTGGAGAGTGTGAGGAGGAAGCATTTCAATGATGTTGGAGCAGAAGTTGGAGGCAGAAGGTTTTTGGAGTCAATGCCAGTAGGTCGAAGTGGTGTTCAGCGGGAATACATGACAGGTTCCAGCAGACAATATATTGAGAAGAGGAAAAATTCTTATTATGAGAAGACAAGTGGCTTTAGTCAGGGAGATCATGTTGATAAGATTAGATTGGAGATGGATAGGGAAGAAGCTCGGCGACCTATATCCACATTACGGGATAAGTATTTGGGTGATTCAAATGCACCCATTAGGGTCCAGGGAAAGAATGGTGTTTTGAAGGTGATGgtaaacaagaacaagaaggTTGGTAGGTCCCTGAGCAACTATGATCAACTTGAAGCTGAGGGAAACTGGAGGGGCTTGAAGACGAATGATAACGTGAACAGGAATGTTATGACACATCCTTCATATTCTAGTGAATCAAGAAGTCTTCAGAAACGTGGTTCACTCATTAGGAAACAGGAAAATCAGTTGAAGTTACGAAAATCATTGTCAACTAGAAAGACCGAGGACCATGACTCAAGTTCAGAGGACAGTGATATGTTGGTGAAGCCCAGCTCAAAGAACATGAAGGCTCATAATTATATGCAGAGATTTTTATCAGCAAAGAATGAGGTCAGTCCTCGGGATTTGGATGATGACAATATCCCATCAAAG GTTGGATCAAAGAACGTTGAATCTTGCAATTATAAGAGTAGACTATCTACCAAAAACGTTAGGGGTGCCAATTTAGAATCAGAAGCCAGCAATATGTCCCTGAAGGTTGGATCAAAGAAAGTGGAATCTTGTGGTATGAAGGAATCAGCAATGACTAAATACAGCAAGGGTGCTGATACAGATTCGGACGACAGTGATACATCTCCGAGGATGGGGCCAAAAACTGTGGAAGCTCTTTCTTCTACAAAGAGGTTGACTTCTGGAGGTGAAAAAACACCATGCAGTCAGCTCCTTGCTCCAAAAGTTAAAGCAGGAAAGGTTAGACGTGGTAGTGGGACAGAAAAGCAAAAGCTGCGTGAACATATAAGGGCAATGATTCTGAATGCTGGATGGACGATAGATTATCGACCTAGACGAAACAGAGACTACCTAGATGCAGTGTATATTAATCCCAGTGGAACTGCTTACTGGTCCATTATCAAGGCTTATGATGCACTTCAAAAGCAATTAaacgaagatgaagaagaggccAAACCTACCGGTGATGGTTCTTCTTTCACCCCATTGTCAGAAGAGGTGCTCAGCCAATTGACAAGGAAGACTCGAAAGAAGATggagaaagaaatgaaaaagaagcAGCAAGAAGGCAGTGAGAGCGAGAATGCAGAGGATGTTTGGGCGAAAAAGTCTGCAAGCACCAGGCACGAGGAGGAAAGCGTGGACTGTGGTAGACAAGAAGAGAAACTTAGCTCCTTTATAAAGCACAGTGGTAAGTCTTCGAAGAGCAGAGTGAGTGAAAATGGTCAAAGCTCAAGCCATCATTTGCATAATAGTGCTGAAAAACCATTCTCTGTGTCCAGTTGTCAGCAGTTGCAAGGACAAAAAAGTAGAAAACTTGGCAGATGTACTTTGTTAATTAGAAATTCTAACAAGGGGCTTAATTCAGAAACTGATTGCTTTATTCCATATGGTGGAAAACGTACACTGCTTTCCTGGCTGATTGATATTGGAAGTGTGCAGTTGAGCCAGAAGGTACAATATAAGAACCGCAGAAGGACAAAAGTGATGCTGGAGGGGTGGATTACAAGAGACGGTATCCATTGTGGTTGTTGTAGTAAGATCCTCACGGTATCAAAGTTTGAAATCCATGCTGGAAGCAAATTACGCCAGCCATATCAGAACATATATTTGGACTCAGGAATGTCGTTATTGCAGTGTCAGATTGATGCGTGGGTCAAGCAAGAGAAGGATGAGCATATTGGGTTCCACTCTGTAGACATTGATGGTGATGACTCAAATGATGATACTTGTGGCCTCTGCGGAGATGGTGGGGATCTGATCTGTTGTGATAGCTGCCCTTCAACATTTCACCAGAGCTGCTTAGTTATACAG ATGCTTCCCCCAGGTGATTGGCACTGTCCATATTGTGTATGCAAATTTTGTGGGAAAGCCAGTGATGATATTGGTCAAGAGAATGATTCAACTGTCCATGCACTTCTCAGCTGCACTCTTTGCGAGAAGAAGT ATCACCAATCATGCACACTGGATATTCCTCTTCCTGTTGATTCCAATAGTTCGTCTACTTCTTTTTGTGGGCAGAAATGCAGAGAG CTCTCTGAGCAGATACTGAAGTATCTTGGGGTGAAACTTGAACTGGAAGGAGGATATTCATGGTCACTCATTCATAGAATGGGTGCAGATTCAGACGCATCATCCCGAGGACTTCCTCAAAGAGTGGAATGCAATTCCAAGCTAGCTGTTGCACTGACAGTTATGGATGAATGTTTTTTGCCCATTATTGATCGGAGAAGTGGAATCAATTTACTGCATAATGTTCTTTATAATTGTGG GTCGAATTTCAATCGGCTGAACTATGGTGGATTCCATACTGCTATCCTAGAGAGGGGTGATGAAATTATATCTGCTGCATCTATCAG GTTCCATGGCACTCAGTTGGCGGAGATGCCATATATTGGAACTCGCCATATGTATAGGCGTCAAGGGATGTGCCGTCGGCTATTTTGCGCCATTGAAGCG GCTCTTCATTCTCTCAAAGTTGAGAAAATGATTATCCCTGCAATTTCGGAGCTTACACATACATGGACAGGAGTTTTTGGTTTTACTTCTGTTGAGGAATCACTTAAGCAAGAATTGAGGTCCATGAATGTGCTGGTTTTCCCTGGTATAGACATGTTGCAGAAGCTCCTCCAGCGAGAGAATATCGAAGAGGATGTCTGTG TAAATGCGAAGCAAATGGAGATCATTGGCAAGCATTCTATTCCATGTGTTGTTGATAAtaaatctgatgtggatgcctCTGTTGGGAATGATAGTCTTGAGTGCGATGATGATCACTTGCAAGATGCCAAAATGACCAATGACAGAGTGACTGCTGCAGATTCTGATTCCCAAGGCCCAAGTGTTTCCTTAAGCAATACTTCTGAGATGAGTAATTCCCTGGATGCTTCTCATGAACTTAAAGTTTCACTTGACGGGACATGTACTGATTCTGAATCAGGAGATAAGGTAGCCGAATCTGTGTTGGACGGGAAACGCCACCCAATGCCTGTTATGAGTCACGAcatggaagagagagaaaataaatctATAATGAATTCTTCGATTAAATTTGGCACTCCCTCTTATAAAGAGGGTGGCGCAACTGCTATGGAATCTGATTCTCAGTGTCAAAGTGTTTCCTTGAGTGATACTCCCTTGGTGAGTAGTTCAATGGATGCTTCTAATGAAGGTGGAATTCCAGTTTCAGTAGATGGTACTGTAAGTGCTGATTCTGAATCAGGAGACAAGTTGGTGGAATCTGCTTCCAACAAGGAAGGTGTCGTCTCTGATACAAGTCCCAGGCCTGGTGCACCAGAGATAAAAGGTCAGCAAGTATTGGTTCCTCACCAAAGAGAGAATCCTCAGTCTTGTGAAGGAGATAATGCGAATGATGACCATGCACCGCATGCTAATGTTGCCATGTCTCATGAACTAACAGTCTCAGATATGGGTCCTTATGCTCTGAAGATGAAAAATGAGCCAGCATTGAATTCTTCTGTTGAAGATAATACTCAGGATTGTAATGAAGGTAATGTGGGTAATGAACCTAAACTAAGTGGTAATGTTGCTACTTCTCAGGAACTTAGAATCTCGGCTTAG
- the LOC119998910 gene encoding 5'-nucleotidase SurE-like has protein sequence MEDSAVVNNDQRPAIMVTNDDGIDAPGLRALVRVLVSTNRYQVLVCAPDSEKSAVSHSITWRHPLSAQRVDIDGATAFAVSGTPADCTSLGISKTIFPVIPDLVVSGINMGSNCGYHIIYSGTVAGAREAFLNGIPGVSTSYDWVGGKSSVQDYSIAAEACLPIINVVLTEIKNQTYPLGCFLNVDFPTDVANHKGYKLTKQGKSIVKMGWRQVTADTQGGEMLSTMTMETDSASATNSDSRSISQGNLLFRREVRGAHVDNDDTDQHSLREGYITVTPLGALSQAETGTTNTYFRDWLPRVVDSPSSSAL, from the exons ATGGAGGATAGTGCCGTTGTTAACAATGATCAGCGCCCCGCGATCATGGTCACCAACGACGACGGTATCGATGCGCCAGGACTACGCGCTCTCGTTCGCGTTCTCGTCTCCACGAATCGCTACCAAGTCCTTGTTTGCGCCCCTGACTC GGAAAAGTCGGCAGTTAGTCATAGTATTACTTGGCGTCATCCTCTTTCTGCGCAGCGAGTCGACATTGATGGAGCAACAGCGTTTGCAGTTTCTG GCACTCCAGCTGATTGTACTTCTTTAGGGATCTCTAAAACTATCTTCCCTGTGATCCCTGATCTG GTAGTTAGTGGCATAAACATGGGGAGCAACTGTGGTTATCACAT CATTTACTCAGGCACAGTTGCTGGTGCTCGAGAGGCTTTCTTAAATGGCATACCTGGAGTCTCTACATCATATGATTG GGTTGGAGGCAAGAGCAGTGTGCAGGACTATAGTATTGCTGCTGAAGCTTGCTTACCGATCATAAATGTGGTACTTACAGAGATTAAGAATCAGACTTATCCTCTAGGGTGCTTTTTGAATGTAGATTTTCCAACTGATGTTGCAAATCATAAG GGGTATAAGCTGACTAAGCAGGGTAAAAGTATCGTTAAAATGGGCTGGAGGCAAGTTACAGCTGATACACAGGGGGGGGAAATGTTATCAACGATGACTATGGAAACAGATTCAGCATCAGCGACAAATTCTGATTCAAGATCTATATCACAAGGAAATTTGTTGTTCAGGAGAGAA GTAAGGGGAGCCCATGTTGACAATGATGATACAGACCAGCATTCACTTCGTGAAGGATAT ATTACCGTCACTCCTCTTGGTGCCCTTTCCCAGGCAGAGACAGGTACCACGAATACTTACTTCAGAGATTGGCTACCAAGAGTGGTTGACTCCCCATCTTCATCTGCCTTATAA